The Streptomyces pactum genome contains a region encoding:
- a CDS encoding TetR/AcrR family transcriptional regulator, whose protein sequence is MARPRKPLLSTDRIVETARALVDAEGLAAVSTRRLAAELGVSGPSLYNHFRTKDEILEAVADSVSAQVDLSMFEDGREWRTALHDWAVSYRTALRDHPNIVPVLAHGPGRRPAALHLADAVYGAMVAAGWPPAQATSIGALMRYFIMGSALGSFAGGFVDDAGAYDPADYPHLQQAHLLAEQQEKVDERAFETGLTALLDGLAQQYAQVTRGA, encoded by the coding sequence ATGGCCCGACCGCGCAAGCCCCTGCTCAGCACCGACCGGATCGTCGAGACGGCCCGCGCACTGGTGGACGCGGAGGGCCTCGCGGCCGTCTCCACGCGCCGGCTCGCCGCGGAGCTGGGAGTCAGCGGGCCCTCGCTCTACAACCACTTCCGCACCAAGGACGAGATCCTGGAAGCGGTCGCCGACTCGGTGAGCGCGCAGGTCGACCTGTCGATGTTCGAGGACGGCCGGGAGTGGCGGACCGCGCTGCACGACTGGGCCGTCTCCTACCGGACGGCGCTGCGCGACCACCCCAACATCGTCCCGGTACTGGCTCACGGCCCCGGCCGCCGCCCGGCCGCGCTGCACCTCGCGGACGCCGTCTACGGCGCGATGGTCGCGGCGGGCTGGCCGCCGGCCCAGGCCACGTCCATCGGCGCGCTGATGCGGTACTTCATCATGGGCTCCGCGCTCGGTTCCTTCGCCGGGGGTTTCGTGGACGACGCCGGCGCCTACGACCCCGCCGACTACCCGCACCTCCAGCAGGCCCACCTGCTGGCCGAGCAGCAGGAGAAGGTCGACGAGCGGGCCTTCGAGACCGGCCTGACGGCGCTGCTGGACGGGCTGGCACAACAGTACGCGCAGGTGACGCGGGGCGCCTGA
- a CDS encoding ABC transporter ATP-binding protein codes for MTRAISLHDVSKTYARGVRVVDRLSLDIAPGEFLVLLGPSGCGKSTVLRMIAGLEEITDGRLLLDGAYANDLLPAERSMAMVFQNFALYPNMTTRGNIGFPLRVEAPQTDPGPRVDATARMLGIEDLLDRFPAQLSGGERQRVAMGRAIARHPSAFLMDEPLSNLDAKLRNHLRAEITRLTRELGVTTIYVTHDQSEAMSLGDRVAVLRGGVLQQVDSPRAVYALPRNVFVAAFIGTPRINLLRGLVRAPLDGAMTISLGKQFLRLPEPLSLDHQLLRVQQGREVIVGLRSEAVRIAKPASARPGEVLLTGLVEHVEFQGHEVLVHFNTGSRPAVVPDLEAPRPATRPARRRRRDGTVLDRLRERAGALRAGPVVVMDEEEGDAPAVTAPDGRLPGDLIVRTTPDIDLRHGMQVPLLVDLAHLFVFDQHGDRICPAPARLPDLEE; via the coding sequence ATGACACGCGCCATCTCCCTGCACGACGTGAGCAAGACCTACGCTCGAGGCGTCCGCGTGGTGGACCGGCTTTCGCTGGACATCGCGCCCGGCGAGTTCCTCGTCCTGCTCGGTCCCTCCGGCTGCGGCAAGTCCACCGTGCTGCGCATGATCGCCGGCCTGGAGGAGATCACCGACGGGCGGCTGCTGCTGGACGGCGCGTACGCCAACGACCTGCTTCCCGCCGAGCGGAGCATGGCGATGGTCTTCCAGAACTTCGCCCTGTACCCGAACATGACGACCCGCGGGAACATCGGCTTCCCGCTGCGCGTCGAGGCCCCGCAGACCGACCCCGGCCCGCGCGTGGACGCCACCGCCCGCATGCTGGGCATCGAGGACCTCCTCGACCGGTTCCCCGCCCAGCTCTCCGGCGGCGAACGCCAGCGCGTGGCCATGGGCCGGGCCATCGCCCGCCATCCCAGCGCCTTCCTCATGGACGAGCCGCTGTCCAACCTCGACGCCAAGCTCCGCAACCATCTGCGTGCCGAGATCACCAGACTGACCAGGGAACTGGGCGTCACCACGATCTACGTCACCCACGACCAGTCCGAGGCCATGTCCCTCGGCGACCGCGTCGCCGTCCTGCGCGGCGGCGTGCTCCAGCAGGTGGACAGCCCGCGCGCCGTGTACGCCCTGCCGCGCAACGTCTTCGTCGCCGCCTTCATCGGCACCCCCCGCATCAACCTCCTGCGCGGCCTGGTCCGCGCGCCGCTCGACGGCGCGATGACCATCAGCCTGGGCAAGCAGTTCCTGCGCCTGCCCGAACCACTCTCCCTGGACCACCAGTTGCTCCGCGTCCAGCAGGGCCGCGAGGTCATCGTCGGCCTGCGCTCGGAGGCCGTCCGGATCGCGAAGCCCGCCTCCGCCCGCCCCGGCGAGGTGCTGCTCACCGGCCTGGTGGAGCACGTCGAGTTCCAGGGACACGAGGTCCTCGTCCACTTCAACACCGGTTCCCGGCCGGCCGTCGTACCGGACCTGGAGGCTCCGCGCCCCGCCACCCGCCCGGCCCGGCGCCGCCGCCGCGACGGCACGGTCCTGGACCGGCTGCGGGAACGGGCGGGTGCCCTGCGCGCCGGACCGGTGGTGGTCATGGACGAGGAGGAGGGCGACGCACCCGCGGTCACCGCCCCCGACGGCCGCCTCCCCGGTGACCTGATCGTCCGGACCACCCCCGACATCGACCTGCGCCACGGCATGCAGGTCCCCCTCCTCGTCGACCTGGCCCACCTGTTCGTCTTCGACCAGCACGGCGACCGGATCTGCCCCGCCCCGGCCCGACTGCCGGACCTGGAGGAGTGA
- a CDS encoding DMT family transporter: MMSTARPVRLRRPELLAAGAATVTVVLWASAFVSIRSAGEAYSPGALALGRLLAGALTLGAICLLRREGLPPRPAWRGIAISGLLWFGFYMVVLNWGEQQVDAGTAALVVNVGPILIALLGARLLGDALPPRLVAGMAVSFAGAVTVGLSMSGEDGSSLFGVVLCLLAAVAYAGGVVAQKPALGHASALQVTTFGCLVGAVLCLPFAGQLAHEAADAPVSATLNMVYLGVFPTALAFTTWAYALARTTAGRMGATTYAVPALVVLMSWLALGEVPGLLTLAGGALCLAGVAVSRSRRRAGAATPGEVVEPRPGSSSRSA; the protein is encoded by the coding sequence ATGATGAGCACCGCCCGTCCCGTCCGCCTCCGTCGTCCGGAACTGCTCGCGGCAGGTGCCGCCACGGTCACCGTCGTCCTGTGGGCCTCCGCCTTCGTCTCCATCCGCAGTGCGGGAGAGGCGTACTCGCCGGGCGCGCTGGCGCTCGGACGGCTGCTGGCGGGCGCGCTGACGCTCGGCGCGATCTGTCTGCTGCGCCGGGAGGGACTGCCGCCGCGGCCCGCCTGGCGGGGGATCGCGATATCGGGGCTGCTCTGGTTCGGCTTCTACATGGTCGTCCTGAACTGGGGCGAGCAGCAGGTGGACGCCGGTACGGCCGCCCTCGTGGTGAACGTCGGGCCGATCCTCATCGCACTGCTCGGCGCCCGCCTGCTCGGGGACGCGCTGCCGCCGCGGCTGGTGGCGGGGATGGCCGTGTCGTTCGCCGGCGCGGTGACCGTGGGCCTGTCGATGTCCGGCGAGGACGGTTCCTCGCTGTTCGGGGTGGTGCTGTGCCTGCTGGCCGCCGTGGCGTACGCGGGCGGGGTGGTCGCGCAGAAGCCCGCGCTGGGGCACGCGAGCGCGCTCCAGGTGACGACGTTCGGGTGCCTGGTCGGGGCGGTGCTCTGCCTGCCGTTCGCGGGGCAGTTGGCGCACGAGGCGGCCGACGCTCCCGTTTCCGCGACGCTCAACATGGTCTACCTGGGCGTGTTCCCGACCGCGCTGGCGTTCACGACGTGGGCGTACGCCCTGGCCCGGACGACCGCGGGCCGCATGGGCGCGACCACGTACGCCGTGCCCGCGCTCGTCGTCCTGATGTCGTGGCTGGCGCTGGGCGAGGTGCCGGGTCTGCTCACCCTGGCGGGCGGCGCGCTGTGCCTGGCGGGCGTGGCGGTGTCCCGGTCCCGGAGGCGGGCGGGGGCCGCGACCCCCGGTGAGGTGGTGGAGCCGCGGCCCGGGAGCAGCTCGCGGTCAGCGTGA
- a CDS encoding ArsR/SmtB family transcription factor has translation MTDKDAEAPGLARLAGLIADETRAACLLALLDGRAWTAGELARHAGVAASTLSEHLGKLVAGGLLAEERQGRHRYVRLADERVAQLVEDLAAQVAPEAAARRPRTLRASSAGSAMARGRTCYDHLAGRLGITVTDALTGRGLLRQDTGFALTDAGLGWFEAAGIPLVPTGRRPLARACLDWTERRPHLAGVAGAALCRHALDTGWCVRIGSERAVKVTPSGEDALSELLGIDPAGLR, from the coding sequence ATGACCGACAAGGACGCCGAGGCGCCCGGGCTCGCGCGGCTGGCCGGGCTGATCGCCGACGAGACCAGGGCCGCCTGCCTCCTGGCGCTGCTCGACGGGCGGGCGTGGACCGCCGGTGAGCTGGCCCGGCACGCGGGAGTCGCCGCCTCCACGCTGAGCGAGCACCTGGGCAAGCTCGTCGCGGGCGGGCTGCTCGCCGAGGAGCGGCAGGGGCGGCACCGGTACGTACGGCTGGCCGACGAGCGGGTCGCACAGCTCGTGGAGGACCTGGCCGCGCAGGTCGCCCCGGAGGCGGCGGCACGGCGTCCGCGCACGCTGCGGGCGTCGAGCGCCGGGTCGGCGATGGCCCGGGGCCGCACCTGCTACGACCACCTCGCCGGACGGCTCGGCATCACGGTCACCGACGCGCTGACCGGGCGCGGACTGCTGCGCCAGGACACCGGCTTCGCGCTCACGGACGCGGGGCTCGGCTGGTTCGAGGCCGCCGGCATCCCTCTCGTGCCCACCGGCCGCCGGCCGCTGGCCCGGGCCTGCCTCGACTGGACCGAGCGCCGTCCGCATCTCGCGGGCGTCGCGGGCGCTGCCCTGTGCCGGCACGCCCTGGACACGGGCTGGTGCGTACGCATCGGGTCCGAGCGGGCGGTGAAGGTGACGCCGTCGGGCGAGGACGCGCTGTCCGAACTGCTGGGTATCGACCCCGCGGGCCTGCGCTGA
- a CDS encoding aldehyde dehydrogenase family protein has translation MKAHDGMYIDGAWRPADGRDTIEVVNPADEQVIGKVPAGTALDVDTAVRAARAALPGWAATPPAERAARLAALRDVLVARKDEIAETVTAELGSPLKFSQAVHAAAPIAVAGSYAELAATYAFEERIGNSVVHHEPIGVVGAITPWNYPLHQIVAKAAPALAAGCTIVLKPAEDTPLTAQLFAEAVHEAGVPAGVCNLVTGLGPVAGQALAEHPGVDLVSFTGSTAVGRRIGATAGAAVKNVALELGGKSANVILPSADLAKAVNVGVANVMSNSGQTCSAWTRMLVHRDQYDQAVELAAEAAAKYGDRIGPVVNAKQQERVRGYIEKGVAEGARLVAGGPEAPREKGWFVSPTVFADVREEMTIAQEEIFGPVLSVLRYEDEEDALRIANGTVYGLAGAVWAGDEAEAAAFARRMDTGQVDINGGRFNPLAPFGGYKQSGVGRELGPHGLTEYLQTKSLQF, from the coding sequence ATGAAGGCACACGACGGCATGTACATCGACGGAGCCTGGCGGCCCGCCGACGGCCGGGACACGATCGAGGTCGTCAACCCGGCCGACGAGCAGGTGATCGGCAAGGTGCCCGCGGGCACCGCCCTGGACGTCGACACCGCCGTACGGGCCGCCCGCGCCGCCCTGCCGGGCTGGGCCGCCACCCCGCCCGCCGAGCGGGCCGCGCGCCTGGCCGCCCTGCGGGACGTACTGGTGGCCCGCAAGGACGAGATCGCCGAGACGGTCACCGCCGAGCTGGGCTCGCCGCTGAAGTTCTCGCAGGCCGTGCACGCCGCCGCCCCGATCGCGGTCGCGGGCTCCTACGCCGAGCTGGCGGCGACGTACGCCTTCGAGGAGAGGATCGGCAACTCCGTCGTCCACCACGAGCCGATCGGTGTGGTCGGCGCCATCACGCCCTGGAACTACCCCCTCCACCAGATCGTCGCCAAGGCCGCCCCGGCGCTCGCGGCCGGCTGCACGATCGTGCTGAAGCCCGCCGAGGACACCCCGCTCACCGCCCAGCTCTTCGCGGAGGCGGTGCACGAGGCCGGTGTCCCGGCGGGCGTCTGCAACCTGGTCACCGGCCTCGGCCCGGTCGCCGGCCAGGCCCTCGCCGAGCACCCCGGCGTCGACCTGGTCTCCTTCACCGGCTCCACGGCCGTGGGCCGGCGGATCGGCGCGACGGCGGGCGCCGCCGTCAAGAACGTCGCCCTCGAACTCGGCGGCAAGTCCGCCAACGTGATCCTCCCGAGCGCCGACCTGGCCAAGGCGGTCAACGTCGGCGTCGCCAACGTCATGTCCAACTCCGGTCAGACGTGCAGCGCCTGGACCCGCATGCTGGTCCACCGCGACCAGTACGACCAGGCCGTGGAGCTGGCCGCCGAGGCCGCCGCCAAGTACGGCGACCGGATCGGCCCGGTCGTCAACGCCAAGCAGCAGGAACGCGTGCGCGGGTACATCGAGAAGGGCGTCGCCGAGGGCGCGCGCCTCGTCGCGGGCGGTCCCGAAGCCCCGCGCGAGAAGGGCTGGTTCGTCAGCCCGACGGTCTTCGCCGACGTGCGCGAGGAGATGACCATCGCCCAGGAGGAGATCTTCGGGCCGGTCCTGTCCGTCCTCCGGTACGAGGACGAGGAGGACGCCCTGCGGATCGCCAACGGCACCGTCTACGGACTCGCCGGCGCCGTCTGGGCCGGGGACGAGGCGGAGGCCGCGGCCTTCGCCCGCCGCATGGACACCGGACAGGTCGACATCAACGGCGGCCGGTTCAACCCGCTGGCGCCCTTCGGCGGCTACAAGCAGTCCGGCGTGGGCCGCGAACTGGGCCCGCACGGCCTGACCGAGTACCTCCAGACCAAGTCCCTCCAGTTCTGA
- a CDS encoding TetR/AcrR family transcriptional regulator, whose protein sequence is MSTAAETTGGDIEPWEEVTPDAARRLLVAAVEAFAERGYHATTTRDIAGRAGMSPAALYIHYKTKEELLHRISRIGHDRAVAILRGAAQGEGGAAERLADAVGSFVRWHAGRRTTARVVQYELDALGPEARDEILTLRRQCDAAVRGIIEDGVATGEFDVPDVKGTTLAVLSLCIDVARWFNVNGPRTPDEVGALYADLVLRMVGAEPSGSAQK, encoded by the coding sequence ATGAGTACGGCGGCCGAGACGACGGGCGGCGACATCGAGCCGTGGGAAGAGGTCACCCCGGACGCGGCCCGGCGGCTCCTGGTCGCCGCGGTGGAGGCCTTCGCCGAGCGCGGGTACCACGCGACCACGACCCGCGACATCGCCGGGCGGGCCGGCATGAGCCCGGCCGCGCTCTACATCCACTACAAGACCAAGGAAGAGCTGCTCCACCGCATCAGCCGGATCGGCCACGACCGGGCGGTCGCCATCCTGCGCGGCGCGGCCCAGGGCGAGGGCGGCGCCGCCGAGCGGCTCGCGGACGCCGTGGGCTCCTTCGTGCGCTGGCACGCCGGGCGGCGCACGACCGCGCGGGTGGTGCAGTACGAGCTGGACGCGCTCGGCCCCGAGGCCCGTGACGAGATCCTCACGCTGCGCCGGCAGTGCGATGCCGCGGTGCGCGGCATCATCGAGGACGGCGTGGCGACAGGCGAGTTCGACGTACCGGACGTCAAGGGCACGACCCTGGCCGTGCTGTCGCTCTGCATCGACGTGGCCCGCTGGTTCAACGTGAACGGCCCCCGCACCCCCGACGAGGTCGGCGCGCTCTACGCCGACCTCGTGCTGCGGATGGTGGGAGCCGAACCGTCCGGCTCGGCTCAGAAGTAG
- a CDS encoding MaoC family dehydratase, with protein sequence MAEPRIFTSADDVKAAVGEQLGYTDWLEVDQKRIDLFAEATGDHQWIHVDPQKAAAGPFGTTIAHGYLTLSLLPLFGPQLIKVEGVRMGVNYGTNKVRFPSPVPVGSRLRATATITGVEDVEGGIQVSVAFTVEREGGDKPVCVAESVSRYYF encoded by the coding sequence ATGGCAGAGCCGAGGATCTTCACATCCGCCGACGACGTGAAGGCGGCGGTGGGCGAGCAGCTTGGTTACACCGACTGGCTGGAGGTGGACCAGAAGCGGATCGACCTGTTCGCGGAGGCGACCGGCGACCACCAGTGGATCCACGTGGACCCCCAGAAGGCGGCCGCCGGCCCCTTCGGCACCACCATCGCGCACGGCTATCTGACCCTGTCGCTGCTCCCGCTCTTCGGGCCCCAGCTCATCAAGGTCGAGGGCGTGCGGATGGGTGTCAACTACGGCACCAACAAGGTCCGTTTCCCCTCCCCCGTCCCGGTGGGCTCGCGACTGCGCGCCACGGCGACGATCACCGGCGTGGAGGACGTCGAGGGAGGGATCCAGGTGTCCGTCGCCTTCACCGTGGAGCGCGAGGGCGGCGACAAGCCGGTCTGCGTCGCCGAGTCGGTCTCGCGCTACTACTTCTGA
- a CDS encoding zinc-binding dehydrogenase has product MAVRTAVRAAVVPAVGAPLEVTGIELPEPGPGRIRVRLAAAGVCHSDLSLSNGTMRVPLPAVLGHEGAGTVLAVGEDVTHVAPGDDVVLNWAPSCGACHACSLGEVWLCANALAGAANTHARRADDGTDLHPGLNVAAFAEETVVDAACVLPCPDGIPLTDAALLGCAVLTGYGAVHHSARVREGETVAVFGVGGVGLATLQAARIAGASKIVAVDVSPEKEELARAAGATDYLIASDTTAREIRARTGKQGVDVAVECVGRAATIRTAWESTRRGGRTTVVGIGGKDQQVTFNALEIFHWGRTLSGCVYGNADPARDLPVLAEHVRAGRLDLGALVTERIALDGIPAAFENMLAGKGGRALVVF; this is encoded by the coding sequence ATGGCCGTCCGTACCGCTGTCCGTGCCGCCGTCGTACCCGCCGTAGGCGCCCCGCTGGAGGTCACCGGCATCGAGCTGCCCGAGCCCGGCCCGGGGCGGATCCGGGTGCGGCTCGCCGCCGCCGGGGTCTGCCACTCCGACCTGTCCCTGTCCAACGGCACCATGCGCGTGCCGCTGCCCGCCGTCCTCGGTCACGAGGGCGCCGGCACGGTCCTCGCCGTCGGTGAGGACGTCACCCACGTCGCGCCCGGCGACGACGTGGTCCTCAACTGGGCCCCGTCCTGCGGCGCCTGCCACGCCTGTTCCCTCGGCGAGGTCTGGCTCTGCGCCAACGCCCTGGCCGGCGCCGCGAACACGCACGCCCGCCGCGCCGACGACGGCACCGACCTGCACCCCGGCCTGAACGTCGCGGCGTTCGCCGAGGAGACCGTGGTGGACGCCGCGTGCGTGCTGCCCTGCCCCGACGGCATCCCGCTGACCGACGCCGCCCTGCTGGGCTGCGCCGTCCTCACCGGCTACGGCGCCGTCCACCACTCGGCGCGGGTCCGCGAGGGCGAGACGGTCGCGGTGTTCGGCGTCGGGGGAGTGGGCCTCGCCACCCTCCAGGCGGCCCGGATCGCGGGCGCGTCGAAGATCGTCGCGGTCGACGTGTCACCCGAGAAGGAGGAGCTGGCCCGCGCCGCCGGCGCCACCGACTACCTGATCGCCTCCGACACCACCGCCCGGGAGATCCGCGCCCGCACCGGCAAGCAGGGCGTCGACGTCGCCGTCGAGTGCGTCGGCCGCGCGGCCACCATCCGCACCGCCTGGGAGTCCACCCGGCGCGGCGGACGCACCACGGTCGTCGGCATCGGCGGCAAGGACCAGCAGGTCACCTTCAACGCCCTGGAGATCTTCCACTGGGGCCGCACCCTCTCCGGCTGCGTCTACGGCAACGCCGACCCGGCCCGGGACCTGCCGGTGCTGGCCGAACACGTCCGCGCCGGACGCCTGGACCTCGGCGCCCTGGTGACGGAGCGCATCGCCCTCGACGGCATCCCGGCGGCCTTCGAGAACATGCTCGCGGGCAAGGGCGGGAGGGCCCTGGTGGTGTTCTAG
- a CDS encoding MFS transporter codes for MDTTPSAQSLPTTAPAVPNRRRVATAAALASAVEWYDYFVFGIAAALVLGDLYFPAGSPTAGVLAAFATFAVGFLARPIGGVVAGQLGDKKGRKPMLVLALTLMGVATTGIGLLPTYEAIGVAAPILLVLLRIVQGVAVGAQWGGAMLLATEYAPEGKRGIYGSVVQLGVPIGVVTANTVFLLAGAFTSESAFEAWGWRVPFVVGLLVLGLAWYIHTRVEETPEFRAAERALAEREQSEQSSPLRTIMRDHLGTVLLAGGSFAVNTATFYILITGVLDYTTRELDMEHGAVLAVSLCVSLTQLVLIPAAAALSDKFGRIRVYTVGAVGIAVWAVPLFLLIDTGSLLWLAVATFVAGCFLSIMYGPQAALFAELFTPEMRYTGASLGYQIAAVGGGGLAPFVMVLLLEATGTSMAVSGYIIALSVIALASIKVLADRARSR; via the coding sequence ATGGACACCACCCCCTCCGCTCAATCCCTCCCCACCACCGCCCCGGCCGTCCCCAACCGCCGTCGCGTCGCCACCGCCGCCGCCCTCGCCTCGGCCGTCGAGTGGTACGACTACTTCGTCTTCGGCATCGCCGCCGCCCTCGTCCTCGGCGACCTGTACTTCCCGGCCGGCAGCCCCACCGCCGGGGTCCTGGCCGCCTTCGCCACGTTCGCCGTGGGCTTCCTCGCCCGCCCGATCGGCGGCGTCGTCGCCGGCCAGCTCGGCGACAAGAAGGGCCGCAAGCCGATGCTGGTCCTCGCGCTCACCCTGATGGGCGTGGCCACCACGGGCATCGGCCTGCTGCCCACGTACGAGGCGATCGGCGTCGCCGCGCCGATCCTGCTCGTCCTGCTGCGCATCGTCCAGGGCGTCGCCGTCGGCGCCCAGTGGGGCGGCGCGATGCTGCTGGCCACCGAGTACGCCCCCGAGGGCAAGCGCGGCATCTACGGCAGCGTCGTCCAGCTCGGTGTCCCCATCGGCGTGGTCACCGCCAACACCGTCTTCCTGCTGGCCGGAGCGTTCACCTCCGAGTCGGCCTTCGAGGCCTGGGGCTGGCGGGTGCCGTTCGTGGTGGGCCTGCTCGTCCTCGGACTCGCCTGGTACATCCACACCCGCGTCGAGGAGACCCCCGAGTTCCGGGCGGCGGAGCGGGCGCTGGCCGAGCGGGAGCAGAGCGAGCAGTCCTCACCGCTGCGCACGATCATGCGCGATCACCTCGGCACCGTGCTGCTCGCCGGCGGCTCCTTCGCCGTGAACACCGCGACGTTCTACATCCTCATCACCGGCGTCCTCGACTACACCACCCGCGAACTGGACATGGAGCACGGCGCGGTGCTCGCCGTCTCGCTCTGCGTCAGCCTCACCCAGCTCGTGCTGATCCCGGCCGCCGCCGCGCTGTCCGACAAGTTCGGCCGCATCCGCGTCTACACCGTCGGCGCGGTCGGCATCGCCGTGTGGGCCGTGCCGCTGTTCCTGCTCATCGACACCGGCTCACTGCTGTGGCTGGCGGTCGCCACCTTCGTCGCCGGTTGCTTCCTCAGCATCATGTACGGCCCCCAGGCCGCGCTGTTCGCCGAGCTGTTCACGCCGGAGATGCGCTACACCGGCGCGTCGCTCGGCTACCAGATCGCGGCCGTGGGCGGGGGCGGGCTGGCGCCCTTCGTCATGGTGCTGCTCCTGGAGGCGACGGGCACCTCGATGGCCGTCTCCGGCTACATCATCGCCCTCTCGGTGATCGCCCTGGCGTCCATCAAGGTGCTGGCCGACCGGGCGCGTTCACGCTGA
- a CDS encoding acyl-CoA dehydrogenase family protein, with protein MNLELSEEQSAVRQLARDFVEREIVPHVVAWDRAEEVDRSIVKKLGEVGFLGLTVDEEYGGCGGDHLAYCLVTEELGRGDSSVRGIVSVSLGLVAKTIAAWGDEEQKRRWLPGLTSGEYVGCFGLTEPGTGSDAGNLSTRAVRDGDEYVVNGTKMFITNGTWADVVLLFARSTDAPGHKGVSAFLVPTDTPGLTRRTIHGKLGLRGQATAELVLEDVRVPASAMLAPEGKGFSVAMSALAKGRMSVAAGCVGIAQAALDAAVRYAGEREQFGRTIAHHQLVQELISDIALDVDAARLLTWRVADLIDRGRPFTVESSKAKLFASEAAVRAANNALQVFGGYGYIDEYPAGKLLRDARVMTLYEGTSQIQKLVIGRALTGVSAF; from the coding sequence ATGAACCTGGAGCTCAGCGAGGAGCAGAGCGCCGTACGGCAGCTCGCGCGGGACTTCGTGGAGCGTGAGATCGTCCCGCACGTCGTCGCCTGGGACCGCGCCGAGGAGGTGGACCGGTCGATCGTGAAGAAGCTCGGCGAGGTCGGCTTCCTCGGGCTCACCGTCGACGAGGAGTACGGCGGCTGTGGCGGCGACCACCTCGCGTACTGCCTGGTGACGGAGGAACTGGGCCGTGGCGACAGCTCCGTGCGCGGCATCGTGTCCGTCTCCCTCGGCCTGGTCGCCAAGACCATCGCCGCCTGGGGCGACGAGGAGCAGAAGCGCCGCTGGCTGCCGGGCCTCACCTCCGGCGAGTACGTCGGCTGCTTCGGCCTCACCGAGCCCGGCACCGGGTCGGACGCCGGGAACCTCTCCACCCGCGCGGTCCGCGACGGCGACGAGTACGTCGTCAACGGCACCAAGATGTTCATCACCAACGGCACCTGGGCCGACGTCGTGCTCCTCTTCGCCCGGTCCACGGACGCCCCCGGCCACAAGGGCGTGTCCGCCTTCCTCGTGCCCACCGACACTCCCGGGCTGACCCGCCGCACCATCCACGGCAAGCTCGGGCTGCGCGGCCAGGCCACCGCAGAGCTGGTACTGGAGGACGTCCGCGTCCCCGCCTCCGCGATGCTGGCCCCCGAGGGCAAGGGCTTCTCGGTCGCCATGTCGGCCCTGGCCAAGGGGCGGATGTCGGTCGCGGCCGGCTGCGTCGGCATAGCCCAGGCCGCGCTGGACGCGGCCGTGCGGTACGCGGGTGAGCGGGAGCAGTTCGGCAGGACCATCGCCCACCACCAGCTCGTGCAGGAGCTGATCAGCGACATCGCCCTCGACGTGGACGCGGCCCGGCTGCTGACCTGGCGGGTCGCCGACCTGATCGACCGCGGGCGGCCCTTCACCGTCGAGTCCTCCAAGGCCAAGCTGTTCGCCTCGGAGGCCGCCGTCCGCGCCGCCAACAACGCCCTCCAGGTCTTCGGCGGCTACGGCTACATCGACGAGTACCCGGCCGGCAAGCTGCTGCGCGACGCCCGGGTGATGACCCTCTACGAGGGCACCAGCCAGATCCAGAAACTGGTCATCGGGCGGGCGCTGACCGGGGTTTCGGCCTTCTGA
- the soxR gene encoding redox-sensitive transcriptional activator SoxR translates to MPQIPEKIHELTVGQLAARSGAAVSALHFYESKGLISSRRTSGNQRRFSRDALRRVAFVRAAQRVGIPLATIREALAELPEGRTPTEGDWARLSESWRSELDERINQLNRLRDHLTGCIGCGCLSLDTCVLSNPDDVFGERLTGSRLLVGRTDSANRRGPASRGRGPEAECRD, encoded by the coding sequence GTGCCTCAGATCCCCGAGAAGATTCACGAGCTCACGGTCGGCCAGCTCGCCGCGCGCAGCGGCGCCGCCGTATCCGCCCTGCACTTCTACGAGTCCAAGGGCCTGATCAGCAGTCGCCGCACCTCGGGCAACCAGCGCCGCTTCAGCCGCGACGCGCTGCGCCGGGTCGCCTTCGTGCGCGCGGCGCAGCGTGTCGGCATCCCGCTCGCCACGATCCGCGAGGCGCTCGCCGAGCTGCCGGAGGGGCGCACGCCCACCGAGGGCGACTGGGCCCGGCTCTCCGAGTCCTGGCGCTCCGAACTGGACGAGCGCATCAACCAGCTCAACCGGCTGCGCGACCACCTCACCGGCTGCATCGGCTGCGGCTGCCTGTCCCTGGACACCTGTGTCCTGTCCAACCCCGACGACGTCTTCGGCGAACGCCTCACCGGTTCCCGGCTGCTGGTGGGACGCACCGACTCCGCCAACCGTCGCGGCCCCGCGAGCCGCGGCCGCGGACCGGAGGCGGAGTGCCGCGACTGA
- a CDS encoding YiaA/YiaB family inner membrane protein — protein MSDTPVKQQSTAAFYGQAVASFAVAMIATAVGIYNLQADAWVRAFLAVAVLYLVTSAFTLAKIIRDRQEAGQIVSRVDQARLEKLLAEHDPFEKLG, from the coding sequence ATGAGTGACACACCGGTCAAGCAGCAGAGCACGGCGGCCTTCTACGGGCAGGCCGTGGCCTCGTTCGCGGTGGCGATGATCGCCACCGCCGTCGGCATCTACAACCTCCAGGCCGACGCCTGGGTGCGTGCCTTCCTCGCCGTCGCCGTCCTGTACCTCGTCACCTCGGCCTTCACGCTGGCCAAGATCATCCGGGACCGTCAGGAGGCCGGGCAGATCGTCAGCCGCGTCGACCAGGCCAGACTGGAGAAGCTCCTCGCCGAGCACGACCCCTTCGAGAAGCTCGGGTGA